In Deinococcus seoulensis, the DNA window GTTCCTGCCCGCTCTCCAGGCGCACGCCGCGCGCCACGCGCCGCCCCAGCGGGTGCCGGACCGGGCGGCCCCGGTCGTCCGTGACCAGGATCTCCTGCACGCCCTGCCCGTACTCGATGCGCCCGCCGAGTTCCTCGAACTTGCGCACGAAGCCCTGCACGAGCGCGCCCGTGCCGCCCATGGCGTAGTGGATGCCCCAGGTTTTCTCCACAAAATGGATCATGGCGTAGATGGCGGGCACGCTCAGGGGGTTGCCGCCGACCAGCAGCGTCTCGAACGAGAACACCTGCTGCATCTTGGGGTTCGTGAAGTACTTGCCGGTGAAGCTGAACAGGGTCCGCACGGCGTCCAGGCGCATCAGGTCCGGCACGACCTTCAGCATGGTCGCCACGTCCCCGAAGTGCGTGTACCCCAGTTCCAGGAATCCGCGTTCGAAGATGGCGCGGGCGTCGTCATGGAAACGTTCGTACCCGGCGAGGTCCTCGGGGGCCAGTTCGCTGATCTGGCGGCGGGTGCTGACCGGGTCGCCGTCGTAATCGAAGAAGGTGCCGTCGTCGAAGTAGATGCGGTAGAACGGCAGGATCGGCACGAGCTTCACGTACTCGCGGGTGCGGGGGCCGCCGCTTTCGCCCTCGCGCACGCGGGCGTCGTCAGCCAGGACTGCCGGGGGGTAGTCCGCTTCGGCCAGCATCCCGGCGTCGCGTTCCAGCGCGAACAGTTCCTCGATGAAGTGCGGCACCGTGATCACGGTGGGGCCCATGTCGAACACGTACCCGTCCGGCGTGCGTTTCTGGTACGCGCGTCCGCCCGGCTGGTCCAGCCGTTCGAGGATGGTCGTGTCGAAGCCCAGCGATTGCAGGCGAATGCCGAGGCTCAGGCCGCCGATGCCGGAACCGACGATCAGCGCGGTCTTGCGTTTGCCAGGAGTGGTGGAAACCGTGGAAGCAGTCATGAAGGTACCTCCGCCGCGCGGGGCGGCGTGAACAGGGCAACTGGCAGGGCAGGGGCGCAGTTTGAAGGGCAGGGTTGATAGGGCAGGGGCGGGCGGCGGGTTCAGCCTGCCGGGGTGGGCGCGGAACGCAGTTCCCACCACGCCTGCGGCAGCATCATCAGTTTGCGCGTGCCGCTGACGTGCGCCCGCCGCCCGAAATTGTCGAAGTCGTTGCGGGCCAGGTCGTCCAGGATGCCCTCGTAGGCGCGCGCGGCGGTCGCCACGGCCAGCCGGGCACTGCCGTTCAGGCAGGGAATCCCGGCGCGGCCCTGCACGTACCAGTCGCGCGCCAGATCTGACAGGTGCTCCATCAGCGCGCGGTACTCGGGCGTGACCACCCCGCGTTCCAGGTCGGCGCGGGTCACGCCGTACTGCGCGAGCAGGGTCGCGGGCAGGTACACCCGGTCCCGGCGCAGGTCCTCGCCCACATCCCGCAGGATGTTCGTCAGTTGCATGGCCTGCCCCAGCATCAGCGCCGCGTGCAGGGTGCGTTCGCCGCCGCTGTACCCGCTGACGGGCGCGATCATGAACCCCACCACGCCCGCCACGCGGCGGCAGTACAGGATCAGGTCGTCCATGCTGCGGTACTCGTGCCCGGCGAGGTCCATGCGCAGTCCGTCGTGCAGTTCCGCGAAGGCCGACAGCGGAATGGGGTAGGTGCGGGCCGCCCAGGCCAGGGCGGTATCGATGGGATGCGCGCCGGGCCGACCGGCGAAGGCGGCCTGCGTGCGCGCCCACCAGTCGTCCAGTCCGGCGCGGGCCGCGTCGCCGCTGCGTTCGTCGACGATGTCGTCTCCGTCGCGGCAGGCGGCGTACACAGCCCACACGGCCCGGCGTTGCTGCGCCGGAAAGAACCGTGATCCCAGGTAGAAGGTCTTGCTGTGCTCCCGCGTCAGGTCCTGGCAGTGCGCGACGGCCTGCGTCAGGGCGCTGTCGGTTGGGGGAGGGAAGGTCACGTCAGTCACGGTTGGGTTCCTTTCCAACGAGTGTAGGGGGCGTGTGGGCGGGAAACGTCACGCATTCTTACAGAGTTTCCCGCCGGCGCGGAGGGTCGCGCGTGACCGCGCCGGGAACAGCGTCCGTCACTCACGCGGACTTCACGTACCGCTCGAACTGCACGGCGCCCACGCCCAGGCCGTCCGTGCGGGTCAGGCCCGGCAGGCAGCGCCCCACCCACGCGGGGTCCGGGAAGTTCAGGCCGCCCGCCGCCGGGTGCCCGAGCACCGCCTGGAGGGGGCCGCCCGTGCGGCGCAGGTACATCAGCCACAGTTGCCCGC includes these proteins:
- the crtI gene encoding phytoene desaturase family protein; translated protein: MTASTVSTTPGKRKTALIVGSGIGGLSLGIRLQSLGFDTTILERLDQPGGRAYQKRTPDGYVFDMGPTVITVPHFIEELFALERDAGMLAEADYPPAVLADDARVREGESGGPRTREYVKLVPILPFYRIYFDDGTFFDYDGDPVSTRRQISELAPEDLAGYERFHDDARAIFERGFLELGYTHFGDVATMLKVVPDLMRLDAVRTLFSFTGKYFTNPKMQQVFSFETLLVGGNPLSVPAIYAMIHFVEKTWGIHYAMGGTGALVQGFVRKFEELGGRIEYGQGVQEILVTDDRGRPVRHPLGRRVARGVRLESGQERHADIVVSNGDWANTYLKRVPAAARLVNSDVRVKAARQSMSLLVIYFGFRKDGTDLKLRHHNIILGPRYEELLTEIFGKKVLGRDFSQYLHVPTLTDPSLAPEGHHAAYTLVPVPHNASGLDWTVEGPKLVERVYDFLEERGYIPDLRARLTHSEFITPDYFAHTLDSYLGNAFGPEPTLIQSAFFRPHNRSEDVGRLYMVGAGAQPGGGTPSVMMSAKMTARLIAEDFGIHPSVRDGVPTTQASTTRESAAD
- a CDS encoding phytoene/squalene synthase family protein → MTFPPPTDSALTQAVAHCQDLTREHSKTFYLGSRFFPAQQRRAVWAVYAACRDGDDIVDERSGDAARAGLDDWWARTQAAFAGRPGAHPIDTALAWAARTYPIPLSAFAELHDGLRMDLAGHEYRSMDDLILYCRRVAGVVGFMIAPVSGYSGGERTLHAALMLGQAMQLTNILRDVGEDLRRDRVYLPATLLAQYGVTRADLERGVVTPEYRALMEHLSDLARDWYVQGRAGIPCLNGSARLAVATAARAYEGILDDLARNDFDNFGRRAHVSGTRKLMMLPQAWWELRSAPTPAG